The proteins below are encoded in one region of Tamandua tetradactyla isolate mTamTet1 chromosome 9, mTamTet1.pri, whole genome shotgun sequence:
- the PNPLA2 gene encoding patatin-like phospholipase domain-containing protein 2 produces MFPRETTWNISFAGCGFLGVYHIGVASCLREHAPFLVANATHIYGASAGALTATALVTGACLGEAGANIIEVSKEARKRFLGPLHPSFNLVKTIRGCLLKILPADSHERASGRLGISLTRVSDGENVILSHFNSKEEVVQANVCSTFIPVYCGLIPPSLQGVRYVDGGISDNLPLYELQNTITVSPFSGESDICPQDSSTNIHELRVTNTSIQFNLRNLYRLSKALFPPEPLVLREMCKQGYRDALRFLRRNGLLNRPNPLLALPPARPRATEDPNADAETAADRAPAQSRPQPPVEAHILEHLPARLNEALLEACVEPRDLLSTLSNMLPVRLAAAMMVPYTLPLESAVSFTIRLLEWLPDVPEDIRWMKEQTGSICQYLVMRAKRKLGSHLASRLSEQQELRRARSLPSVPLSCAACSEALPSWVRNSLSLGDALAWWEECQRQLLLGLFCTDVAFPPDALRMRAPTGPQASQRPPGLPPC; encoded by the exons ATGTTCCCAAGGGAGACGACATGGAACATCTCGTTCGCGGGCTGCGGCTTCCTGGGCGTCTACCACATCGGCGTGGCCTCCTGCCTCCGCGAGCACGCGCCCTTCCTGGTGGCCAACGCCACGCACATTTACGGCGCCTCGGCCGGGGCGCTCACGGCCACCGCGCTGGTCACCGGGGCCTGCCTGG GTGAGGCTGGTGCCAACATCATCGAGGTGTCTAAGGAAGCCCGGAAGCGGTTCCTGGGCCCTCTGCACCCCTCCTTCAACCTGGTGAAGACCATCCGGGGCTGCCTGCTGAAGATACTGCCAGCCGACAGCCATGAGAGGGCCAGTGGGCGCCTGGGCATCTCCTTGACCCGCGTCTCAGATGGCGAGAATGTCATCCTGTCCCACTTCAACTCCAAGGAGGAGGTCGTCCAG GCCAATGTCTGCAGCACCTTCATTCCTGTGTACTGTGGCCTCATCCCCCCCTCCCTCCAAGGCGTG CGCTATGTGGACGGGGGCATCTCGGACAATCTGCCTCTCTACGAGCTCCAGAACACCATCACGGTGTCCCCCTTCTCCGGGGAGAGCGACATCTGCCCGCAGGACAGCTCCACCAACATCCACGAGCTGCGCGTCACCAACACCAGCATCCAGTTCAACCTGCGCAACCTCTACCGCCTCTCAAAGGCCCTCTTCCCCCCGGAACCCCTG GTTCTGCGAGAGATGTGCAAGCAGGGCTACAGGGACGCGCTGCGCTTCCTGCGGAGGAATG GCCTCCTAAACCGGCCCAACCCCTTGCTGGCGCTGCCCCCCGCGCGCCCCCGCGCCACCGAAGACCCGAACGCGGATGCCGAGACGGCGGCAGACAGGGCCCCAGCGCAGAGCCGCCCGCAGCCGCCGGTGGAGGCCCACATCTTGGAGCATCTCCCCGCCCGGCTCAATGAGG CCCTGCTGGAGGCCTGTGTGGAGCCCCGGGACTTGCTGAGCACGCTCTCCAACATGCTGCCCGTGCGCCTGGCCGCGGCCATGATGGTGCCCTACACGCTGCCGCTAGAGAGCGCCGTGTCCTTCACCATCCG CCTGCTGGAGTGGCTGCCCGACGTCCCCGAGGACATCCGGTGGATGAAGGAGCAGACTGGCAGCATCTGCCAGTACCTGGTGATGCGCGCCAAGAGGAAGCTGGGCAGCCATCTGGCCTCCAG GCTGTCGGAGCAGCAGGAGCTGCGCCGTGCTCGGTCGCTGCCCTCCGTGCCGTTGTCCTGCGCCGCCTGCAGCGAGGCGTTGCCCTCCTGGGTGCGCAACAGCCTGTCGCTGGGGGACGCGCTGGCCTGGTGGGAGGAGTGCCAGCGCCAGCTGCTGCTCGGCCTTTTCTGCACCGACGTCGCCTTCCCGCCTGACGCCCTGCGTATGCGCGCACCTACCGGCCCCCAGGCCTCGCAGCGTCCGCCAGGCTTGCCCCCCTGCTGA